CAATGAAATAAATGTAAGACTTAAACACATGCCGTTTTCCGGTCTCTGTATTTATCAGTGTAATGATTAAGGGGAGGGGGggaatacattttattttctcaGGGTTTTGGTGGACTGTAGGATAAAAGGTTCTTAAATTGTGAACTGTAGTTCGTAGATGTATTTGCGCTGATGTCGATGGAAGTAGACATTTGTATTACGAATGAGAAACATGTCCCTTATTTTGTTACAATAAAGTATGGACAAATAGGACATTGTATATTGAATTAGTATTCAACTACCCCATAGAAATTATCAATGGGAGTTCCCCTGTGTTAAAGTTGATCCTCTTTATGGCATCAAAGAAAGGCTGGATTTGgcattttactcaagtaggaggTATTGAATCTTTTGCTTGTAGAGTATCATTAACTTGTTCAATTGTACTGCAACATTATGCAATGGTTTACAGAATTCACAATTTGTATCTTGGGAATTAAAACCATTTTTGATCTTAAACGTGTTGAGTATTTGTTTCATGGATTTAAAACAAGGTAGTAATGAAGGTATGTACTTCTAGATCACTAAACTCCCAACGATTAATTCCCCTTGACAAATAGTCTTGCAATAACTGAAACATGAACCAGCATTTATTTTCTTAACATGAAAATACCATCGTTTTTACTTTTTAGGAGGGGGTTACATAAGGTTTCTTACCACAACCAATGAAATACATATTTTCTTTATACAGTATTGGTACAGAATTCCAGAAAATAGGTAGGCCCTCTTGGTAATGCTCTATAGCATTAAGGTTCACTCAGATTGCTGTGGTACAATGGCATGATGACTATCGGGAGACAGGACATCAAATAGATAGCACAGAAGCTGCAATGCCTAGAGCCAAAACAGACAAGAGATGTTCTCAGACATGCTTGTTATCAATGGTGATTTCTTCATAGACATTCACTCACAATCTGTTTTATCGAGGTCAGTTGATCCTGTTAACTAAACATAAGGGTCCATTTTGCCATTATTTGGTACTACAACACAATGTTTCCGCAGTTAGAACAAGCTTACTTTTTTTTCAGTGCTGGGATATATCAGCATTTTCCCCACTTTGGCAAGGTTAGACCTCTCTctgtaaatactatagtaaaaAAGAAATAAACCATAGCATATTAATCTATGCATTCCATTATGatgcaaagaagaaaatgcaaaACACTAACCGGTACATGTTTTTGAGTAGCCCATTTCCTTACCTTTCAAGCATGGAGTCAAAGCAGGTCACAGCGTTATCCTTCTGTAGAACAACGATAAGACAAGGGCCCTCGGGTAGAGAACAAATCTAGAGAGGAGAGTCAATGCCACAGGCAGAGTGTTACAGTGAGTGACCACTGCATGCTACTATTGCGCAACTCCTACATGGCAGATACCCACTCCTCACCTTCCCATCCCTCTCAGAGGGTAGCATCAGTGTCTCAGCTATGTGACATCTCTGGGTCTCGTCCAGGACAGTCATCCTCCCGGCCACCAGGTGGCAGCCTGTCCTCAGCAGCTGCTCAAGCAGGTCCAGGTGGATAGGGGCTGGGCCCAGTACACTGGTGGGCAGCAGCAGGCAGGTCGTTTGGCAGAGAGCACTGCGGACCAAGAGCCCTGCtgccacccacacacaaacagccaCGTTTACAAAAGTTCAACTGCTGTTGATACCGCATCAACTAAACACAACAATTGCCCCAGACCAATCATAGGCAACGTCCCAATAAAAAGTCAATGATTAAGGGACCTGTTTTGTATCCACATACAAGTAGTAAATAAGcgattcaacaacaaagacacAGCTAGGCTAAAACATTCAAAACTAGACCTCACCTCCATTCAGTCCAGACGCCATAAGGTGTGATAAAGATGGCTTGTTCGCAGCAGCAAGAGTGTGGCTCTGTTCACGAGCCAGACAAGCCAAATGGTCTGAGTGTACACTGGGTATCTGTGATACAGAACAGTGAGTGACAGACACAAAATGTGTTCCTTATTTAAACACAGGGCATATGAGACGGCTATACGTCTTGGAATAGTAAATCATGTCTATTGTAGCACTGTGTGATGTACCTGCTCCTGTCTCATGGTGTTGGTCTCTGTGCAGCATAGGCCCTGAGGGAACAGCCTCTTCACATCCTGAACAGCTCTCTGATAGCTCCTCGATCCTACAACATAGTATTATATCATTCATCATGAGCTACTAACATTACATCTGAAACATTAAAGCCTTGTTCCAAAGCCAGTCTCAGCCACTCTGTAACTGATTGATCTATGTTGTCTGGCAGGGCCTGGAAGGTGGCCCAGTATGGTGCGGGGGCGAAGGCCACTGACTGACCATAGATGCCGCTGTGTAGCTGGTCCGAACTGTAATCGGCCCTCCAGAGGAATTGGTCCTGAGCGCGGGCCTGGGCAGGGTCCTCAGGTCCCAGCACGTCCAGTAGCCTCTTCACAGCATTCTCCCTCTGTAGGCACAGAGCTAGGGAAGGCCCAGAGCTCAAGTACTGGACATGGGCTTCTACAGCAGAGGGGTCCTAAGGGGAAAACACAAGAGGAAAACTGAGCTGAGCCAATACATTTAAAACCATGTAACAATCTGTCCACTGGCCTGGTTTAGGTAGGTAGGAATATGTGAGTTGCCTGATGCTCTGCAGCAGACGCCAGTGACACAGCTGTGCTATTGTCCAGAACCAGCACATGCAGGCCCACCACAGTGAAGCCACTCCGCTGGACTTTGCTGAGGATTTTCCCCAGAGCATGGCTCCACACTCCAGGCTTGAACAGACACAGTGTGACCAGCGGCTGGGGACCTGATGGAAACAGACAAGAGTGGCAAACAGGGTGTTTACACATTTTCAACTTTTGTACATATTTGTAACCATTGTTGAAGTAATCGACTTTGCAAGTAACCAATGTTTAATAAAACATCCTACATTACATCATGCTATTTAAAAGGTCAAAGTTCATCCAAATAAACCCGTTTCCAAACTCACCCTGCACCATGCAGTTAAACAATGACTCACACTGGGAACCTGTAAGAAACATTAAACAAGTCAGAAGGGAGGCGGATGAGAGAGTCGATTGAATGTGCTGATGACCCGGTGACACATACCAGCTACATTAATGCGAGTTGGGGGTAGGAACTTCAGTAATGGGCGCACACTGTGATCTGAAGATGAGAGAAAATCCACATAGCTATCCTTGACATGATTGCCCCAGATATAGGGTACAGTGAAATAGTACCTAGCTTGCACGGACTAGTTTTTACCAGGGATCATGTCTCccagggagaagaagagggacGCTTGTCTGAAGGCCAGTTCAGGAGTGGGAGACAACAGTATGCTCAGGTTCCCGGGGTAGTCCCGTGGCAGGAGCCGCCGTAGGGTGGCGAAGGCGTCCACCCTCCTCAAAGCACACACCAGGGCAGGGGAGGAGGCCAGGCCCACCAGGCTGCTCTGCCACAGCCGGTCTCCTACCTCATAGGGGCTCACCTCCCGCGCCTGCTGCCGGGACAATGTTGGCAGCCACTTCAGGGCCAGCAGCTCGAATCCATCCTCCACGACATCGCCTGACGGAGAAACAGGGTAGATAGGAGAGAAACAAAGGGCAAGGTTAGGTAGGTGAGGAGTTCAGTGCTACAGCTGAATTGCAAGTACAATATTGGTATTATGAATAACATTATgcattttaaatatatttcatTACATGGGCTGTGTTGTGGGAATGGTTAATGTGGGGTAAAGTACCTGTTGTGTCCCCTGTCCAGAGCCTGTGTAGCAGGCTCAGGCCCTGACTGATGTCCCTTCCAGACAGCGTAAGCACCACAACCTGCTCCAGCTCTGGGTTGGATGGACACCTGTGATTGGACAGCACCACATTGCAGGGGTTGGGTACGGCCCACATTCGCCCACCTGAGAACCAAGCATGAACATAAACTAAATTAAACCAGGAAGCCAGGGAGGGGGTCATCATTGACAGACTGTGTTAACTCTTCCCTTACCAAAGCTATGGAGCAGGCTCTCTCTGTAGGGCAACATGTGAAAGCAGCTGCTCGGGTCCAGCTTTCCTTCATCTGACAGTCTGATGTGGATACATCCCAACAACCTCTGCTTCTCCAACTCTTTCATAAGGGCTGAGAAAAAGAGGAATCAGTGTCAATAAACTGAACATTGATGTCACGAGCTCAAATGCCTCTACAGTACCTATCAGCATCAAATGGGATACATGTTCTttatacactgactgtacaaaacattacgaacacctgctctttccatgacatagactgtgaccaggtgaatccaggtgaaagctatgatctcttattgatgtcacctgttgaatctacttcaatcagtgtagatgaaggtgtctttttttttcacctttatttaaccaggtaggctagttgagaacaagttctcatttacaactgcgacctggccaaggtaaagcatagcagtgtgaacagacaacacaatgttacacattaacaagtcaataacacagtaggaaaaaaaagagagtctatatacattgtgtgcaaaaggcatgaggaggtaggcgaacaattacaattttgcagattaacactggagtgataaatgatcagatggtcatgtacaggtagagatactggtgtgcaaaagagcagaaaagtaaataaatataaacagtatggggatgaggtaggtaaatttggtgggctatttaccgatagactatgtacagctgcagcgatcggttagctgctcagatagcagatgtttgaagttggtgagggagataaaagtctccaacttcagcgatttttgcaattcgttccagtcacaggcagcagagaactggaacgaaaggcggccaaatgaggtgttggctttagggatgagcagtgagatacacctgctggagcgcgtgctacgggtgggttttgccatcgtgaccagtgaactgagaaaaggcggagctttacctagcatggacttgtagatgacctggagccagtgggtctggctacgaatatgtagcgagggccagccgactagagcatacaggtcacagtggtgggtggtataaggtgctgtagtaacaaaacggatggcactgtgataaactgcatccagtttcctgagtagagtattggaagctattttgtagatgacatcgccaaagtcaaggatcggtaggatagtcagttttactagggtaagtttggcggcgtgagtgaaggaggctttgttgcggaatagaaagccgactctagatttgattttagattggagatgtttgatatgagtctggaaggagagtttacagtctagccagacacctaggtacttatagatgtccacatattctaggtcggaaccatccagggtggtgatgctagtcgggcgtgcgggtgcaggcagcgaacggttgaaaagcatgcatttggttttactagcgtttaagagcagttggaggccacggaaggagtgttgtatggcgttgaagctcgtttggaggttagatagcacagtgtccaaggaagggccggaagtatacagaatggtgtcgtctgcgtagaggtggatcagggaatcgcccgcagcaagagcaacatcattgatatatacagagaaaagagtcggtccgagaattgaaccctgtggcacccccatagagactgccagaggaccggacaacatgccctccgatttgacacactgaactctgtctgcaaagtagttggtgaaccaggcaaggcagtcattagaaaaaccgaggctactgagtctgccgataagaatatggtgattgacagagtcgaaagccttgaccaggtcgaaggtgtatgtgtaccattcagagggtgaatgggcaagacaaaagatttaagttcctttgaacgggggatggtagtaggtgctaggcttgagtgtgtcaagaactgcaatgctgctgcgtttttcaagctcaacagtttcccgtgtgtatcaatggtccaccacccaaaggacgtccagccaacttgacacaactgtgggaagcattggggtaAACatcggccagcatccctgtggaacactttcaataccttgtagtccatgcgccaacgaattaaggctgttctgagggcaaaagggcgtgcaactcaatactaggaaggtgttcctaatgttttgtacactcagtgtactttTGAGGTGATAGAAGGAGAGATATTAGGTATTACAGGGTTAAGTGCTATACCTGCAGGCAGGCTGGCACAGTGACGCAGgccactctctctcctcagaaGTAAGACCAGGCAGTGGGAAGACAGCTCAACCTTCTTCTCATCCACAGTAACAGTGGGCGGACTGCAGAACACTGCCACCTTGTCAAAGAGAAAGACACGTTTTTAAGGGCATAGTCAACATTGATCTCACCAGCTTCTCTCAGGCACTTTGCTGTCATTTCAGTGTGGTGTGACTGATCTGGAGACAGTGTGGTGGAGGTGGGGTCGTTacctgctgtctggtgagtcccAGTGCCTGGGTTCGTTTGGTGGGGAGCTGCAGCCTCTGGACCCCCCTCAGACTGAACCCTCtgccctcacacacagacagaacccgGCTGTAGCAGCACGGCGCCACCGCTGGAGACACTATCAAGAACACGTCCACTATGAGGTGGGAAGGGAAGAGTCAGATCCACAGTAAGACATTTTGAAACTTCCAACTACTGTACTTGGGATCGAGACTAGAGTAAAGCATTAAGCCATAACTCTAACATTGTTGACCTCAAGTGTGTACTTGTTTCTGAGTTACCTTTAACAGTAGCACACAGGGTGGTAGaggacctggttaaatacaaggGGCTGCTTCCCTCTCCATCACCAGGGGCAGAGCTGAGAGTGTTAGAAGAAAATCACGTTTTTTGTGAAATACTTTGACTACTGTTTGTGTTGTGTATGTTATATATTACCCAAGAAGATGAAAACAAATGTATCAATCAATGTTTACTGAGTAAACCTTCAGCCTCTTGACCTTCCATCTACTCATGATGAttaatgatgttgttgttttttaaattgcttgtttttttgttgtttttgcttCGCAACGCTTTGAGATTCTTTATGTGAGGTTATAGCGctataaaagtaaaataaattatCATTATTAGTAGtaatatgtttgtttttctatttgTAATGTTTGAGTGATGGTTGTGAGACATCAGGATGGCTCTGGACTACAaacacacctgtcagttggaGCCTGGTCAGGGTTCTGGGAATTATTCCCTGGAACTCTCCCTGCGAACCACGTGACCAGTTCCCTGTGCACACTGCTGGCCAGacgaggggagtagaggaggggcaAGTTCTTGCTGCTGTAGTGCAGGGCGTTGATGGATGCCGGGTCTGTCTTCCTAGCCAACAGGGGGTCTGAAGGGCCTGTTACATCCTGCCACACGGTGCGGGCGTGAGGCCCTCGGACAGCCAGGGCAAGGACGGGCTCATTGGCCCCATCATCTCCCTGCCCGTAGGATACCCTGCCTGAATCGGAGACATACTTACTATAACTTACTGAATCATTCCAGTCTAGGCCACTGAAGATCTGCAGACTAGATAAGAATATAACAGAATTGAATATTAGTTGATAGACGTTTTACCGGCGCTGTTGGTCAGAAGGCCAGGAGGAGGGTAAAGGAGGCGGAGGCCACACACATCCAGGCCTGAGCTGTGGAGAAGCTGGAGGGTGTGGTGAACCACCAGGGGATGCAGGAACAAAGACGTGTATCCCAGAGCAACAGCTATCtgtgaggagaagaagaaaaaaactgtatggttgattTCCTCATCCCATGACCATGGGGTATTAACCCTGAGGTTAGACGATACCAAGGAGTTTTGGAACAGCTGAGACGAGATGTTCTTACCTCTGTGTGTAGCTGCTGAGTGCACATGGTCTCAGGCCTCTGACAGCTGAGCTCCTGAGTCTCCACAGTCTGCCAGTAGAAGCCTGGGTTCAGACCGAAGGTCCTCTTCACAGCCTGAGACACAGGGCAAATTATACAGCACAATACAGGGAACACATCCACATCATCAAGTCAATCTCAGATTCTAAGCATTCACCTGTACCTACTACCTACCATTTTGTCTGAGTTGacagagataaaactgtccaggcAGGAGGCAGGTATGTGGACGGTTGGGGGATAGGCCTCTTGGTCTAATAGGCTCCTGAGCTGCGGCAGCCAATGGGTGATGGCTCTGAGGGAGGTCTGAGAGAGGAACCTGCAGACACACTGCTGGAACACACTATGACCCTTATCCACACCCCGTTTCTATAAAGAAGAAAAAGGAAAATCACTTAACTGCAGAAAAGGTGGTGTAGGAACAGAGGAAATGTTTGGGTGCATTTACATAGAATTGGGAATtagaatactactactaataataataataagtcatttAAAAGGATCTCTATGTTCATTCCTCTCACCCGGGGTTTTCGGACAAGTTGTAGGCTCTCTCCGTGGGACACAGCACAGATGTGTAGAGCCAGTCCATCCTCTGTCCACAGCTGCTGTAGGCCAGCCACCCAGAAAGGTACAGCAGCCCTGTCATCACCCCCTTGAGGGTCTGGTGCTCCAACCTACAACACACAAGTTAGAGGCCTCAGTAAGACATGGACTCCATCTCAAACAGAGTAAAAATAATCAGATGATCTCAGTTGAATGACGTTGTCAAGGACTAGTCAAATAAATATTCACCAAAGACAGAAACCAAGCAACCAGAGCATTGTATATAGTGGATTTGGTTGTGGCTGACTCCACTGTTGGTGCTTTCCAATGAGGACTGCTGCTGGCTACCAGGCCGGGACTGGAGAGGCATACAGTCAGCAGCAAGCACTCCTTATCCTCCATATCAGCAGGCAGAGTATTAACTGATTGTAGGTGAGAGGCCTCCTGGGAAAAAAAGAACGAAAAAGATGATATATGTAGGGGTAACGCTCAATTTATCAAATGGCACTGAGGGAATGACAATGACAAAGAAGACTGAGTGGAGAGCTATTGAATTGTGAGCACTGAGTCTCTGTTCCAGATGAACTTACAGTGTCATAAAGAACATCAGTCTTCTCAGCGGCAGGCTCCCTGTCTCCAGCAGACCTTGTTGGTCTAAAGCTTTCCAGCTGTTTCTGGAGCTGTTGCTGGCGCTGTGCTCTCTGTTTCtgttgctctctctgctctcggtCACTGACAGGTCACAAAACAGGTGTTCagccaccagtggaggctgctgaggggagggcggctcataataatggctggaacggagcgaatggaatggcatcaaaccatgtgtttgatgtaccttatttgatactattccactccagcctttagcatgagcctgtcctcccaaatgaaggtgccaccaacctcctgtgtaagCCACTGTGACTAAGATTCAAGATACAGTATATGAGACAAAGTCTCCTAAAATGAATATCGTATCTACCTTTGTTTCTTTGGCTGCCCGGTAGTAGCACTCTGCTGAAAAGCATCTGTTCTCTCAACTGGCGGCCTGTTTTGGTCACGCTTCATTGTGGTTTGGTTGTCCACCTCTGGAAGCAGAGATGTTATCTCATTGTTAGCCTCAGGCAGCTTGTCCTTCAAGGACACTCTTCTGGGGGTTCTGCATGTAGAATCTGCTGGAACTGGATCTTTCCTGTCCggctctctcctgtttctgttcGCCTCGCGTAACATTCTGAGTAACAGGCTCTTTCCAGTTACTTCCctgggagaagaaaaaaaaaacattgactcAGGAAGGAGTAAAACTGAATTCATAATTCACAGATACAGAGCCAttatagtactgtatatttacaAACCTATGTAATAATGTTTAGAGCTTTACAATGGGTCAGTTATTCAAGGCAATATTTACTCTTTTCCATTCAGTAAACCAGACCGTATATTTTTGTCTGTTTTCTTATCAGATTGGTTTTCGTCATGTAGGTTGGGGTTGGTCAGCTTCATGGATTGTGATGAAGTGCTGTTACATGGTCTGGTTGTGTTCGTGGGAGGCTCAGGGTTACGTAAATCAATATAAACGGTGGGCGCTTCCTGGCGGCTTGGCTGCAACTCAAATGCCATCCTTTTGAAAGACTTTCTCCATCCACCATTTTGTCTGCAGTAAACAAAatgttcatgttaattaattaCATTATTCATAATCATGTGAAACCCACACAACATGATCATATATTTTACCTGAAATTGGTAGGATGTTGGACAGGTGCTTTCTGAGGCACACCAGAGGTTTTATCTGGCGCAGTTTCTCTTTTCTCTTCAGCATCTCCACATGACTGTGTCCTACAGAAAGCAGACAGCCTCTCCAATATAGTATCCTGTGACCTTACATTGTCTCCATCTGTGACCAAATTGAGAATGAATTGATTACATCATTATGATAATAGCATTGAATGTGAATGACATGCTAGGTGCACACTGGTTACTCTACATCTACTAGTTGTTCAGCAGTagctatacagttgaagtcggacgtttacatacaccttagccaaatacatttaaattcagtttttcccaattcctgacatttaatcctagtaaaagttccctgtcttaga
This genomic stretch from Oncorhynchus clarkii lewisi isolate Uvic-CL-2024 chromosome 13, UVic_Ocla_1.0, whole genome shotgun sequence harbors:
- the LOC139364742 gene encoding dynein axonemal assembly factor 8 → MIIYTLVYVNMDTDPSTRWNALFDSFKPHIPSIDSDSSSSENEEDISIFRRPVALVPKHTECLECLSLEDSEIEELLISMAQPQLCLTEETICPHREPTTEPHGVYQATDLAQQGTHQELSPIGNKVNEICSHDSIRNAAWAGGHPRRNVPVEMKGDTSAHHSHGTLNRQKTTESTSPHTSHNTACEENTLESLNALRKTPRTEPNGSMKKPLQNSQTVLSFEPLEHWDLDQILLTLQTDRLFLGGSVSDEPMEIQPDGDNVRSQDTILERLSAFCRTQSCGDAEEKRETAPDKTSGVPQKAPVQHPTNFRQNGGWRKSFKRMAFELQPSRQEAPTVYIDLRNPEPPTNTTRPCNSTSSQSMKLTNPNLHDENQSDKKTDKNIRSGLLNGKEEVTGKSLLLRMLREANRNRREPDRKDPVPADSTCRTPRRVSLKDKLPEANNEITSLLPEVDNQTTMKRDQNRPPVERTDAFQQSATTGQPKKQSDREQREQQKQRAQRQQQLQKQLESFRPTRSAGDREPAAEKTDVLYDTEASHLQSVNTLPADMEDKECLLLTVCLSSPGLVASSSPHWKAPTVESATTKSTIYNALVAWFLSLVGAPDPQGGDDRAAVPFWVAGLQQLWTEDGLALHICAVSHGESLQLVRKPRKRGVDKGHSVFQQCVCRFLSQTSLRAITHWLPQLRSLLDQEAYPPTVHIPASCLDSFISVNSDKMAVKRTFGLNPGFYWQTVETQELSCQRPETMCTQQLHTEIAVALGYTSLFLHPLVVHHTLQLLHSSGLDVCGLRLLYPPPGLLTNSAGRVSYGQGDDGANEPVLALAVRGPHARTVWQDVTGPSDPLLARKTDPASINALHYSSKNLPLLYSPRLASSVHRELVTWFAGRVPGNNSQNPDQAPTDSSAPGDGEGSSPLYLTRSSTTLCATVKVDVFLIVSPAVAPCCYSRVLSVCEGRGFSLRGVQRLQLPTKRTQALGLTRQQVAVFCSPPTVTVDEKKVELSSHCLVLLLRRESGLRHCASLPAALMKELEKQRLLGCIHIRLSDEGKLDPSSCFHMLPYRESLLHSFGGRMWAVPNPCNVVLSNHRCPSNPELEQVVVLTLSGRDISQGLSLLHRLWTGDTTGDVVEDGFELLALKWLPTLSRQQAREVSPYEVGDRLWQSSLVGLASSPALVCALRRVDAFATLRRLLPRDYPGNLSILLSPTPELAFRQASLFFSLGDMIPDHSVRPLLKFLPPTRINVAGSQCESLFNCMVQGPQPLVTLCLFKPGVWSHALGKILSKVQRSGFTVVGLHVLVLDNSTAVSLASAAEHQDPSAVEAHVQYLSSGPSLALCLQRENAVKRLLDVLGPEDPAQARAQDQFLWRADYSSDQLHSGIYGSRSYQRAVQDVKRLFPQGLCCTETNTMRQEQIPSVHSDHLACLAREQSHTLAAANKPSLSHLMASGLNGAGLLVRSALCQTTCLLLPTSVLGPAPIHLDLLEQLLRTGCHLVAGRMTVLDETQRCHIAETLMLPSERDGKICSLPEGPCLIVVLQKDNAVTCFDSMLESIYRERSNLAKVGKMLIYPSTEKKALQLLCYLFDVLSPDSHHAIVPQQSE